A section of the Malus sylvestris chromosome 17, drMalSylv7.2, whole genome shotgun sequence genome encodes:
- the LOC126612071 gene encoding pentatricopeptide repeat-containing protein At2g36730, whose translation MVRLPIPTANNCNSNFGSKKQQCLHLLSLCSTFKHLSQIHAQIQVSGFRKDHFLLTQLVRFCALSPAKNFAYARTLLRHSESSPPSSWNFLIRGYASSDSPREAIWVFRVMLHSGVRPHLLTFPFLIKCCASAAALKEGKQVHVGVVKCGLDCDVYVQNNLVHFYGECKKIKDARKVFDEMFERSVVSWNAVITACIENFWFNEGIEYFVKMRDCGFEPDETTMVVVLNASSELGNLSIGRWVHSQVIVRGLALNCQLGTALVDMYAKSGALGYARIVFDKMETRNVWTWSAMIVGLAQHGFAKEALELFPKMLSSPINPNYVTFLGVLCACSHAGLVEDGYRFFNDMEHVHGITPMMVHYGAMVDILGRAGRLNEAYSFMMSMPLDPNPVIWRTLLSACTTHSAKDNKGVGNKVREKLLELEPKRGGNLVMAANMFAEVGMWDKAANLRMVMKERQMKKMAGESCVELGGSVHKFFSGFDSQADYEDVYQILDVLSLHMKLVNM comes from the coding sequence ATGGTTCGGCTTCCAATCCCAACCGCCAATAACTGTAATTCAAACTTTGGCTCCAAAAAGCAGCAATGTCTCCACCTCCTCAGCCTCTGCTCAACCTTCAAACACCTCTCTCAGATCCACGCCCAAATCCAAGTCTCCGGCTTTCGAAAAGACCACTTTCTCCTCACCCAGCTCGTCCGCTTCTGCGCCCTCTCTCCCGCCAAAAACTTCGCCTACGCCCGAACCCTCCTCCGCCACTCTGAGTCCTCACCGCCGTCGTCATGGAACTTCCTCATCCGCGGCTATGCCTCCAGCGACTCCCCCCGAGAGGCCATCTGGGTCTTTCGCGTGATGCTCCACAGCGGTGTTCGACCCCACCTGCTGACGTTCCCTTTCCTGATCAAGTGCTGCGCTTCGGCCGCTGCACTGAAAGAAGGGAAGCAAGTGCATGTGGGAGTTGTGAAGTGTGGGTTGGACTGTGATGTGTATGTTCAGAACAATCTGGTTCATTTTTATGGTGAGTGTAAGAAAATTAAGGATGCGCGGaaagtgtttgatgaaatgtttGAGAGAAGTGTTGTTTCGTGGAATGCGGTTATAACCGCTTGCATTGAGAATTTCTGGTTCAACGAGGGGATTGAATACTTTGTGAAGATGAGGGATTGTGGGTTTGAGCCGGATGAGACTACGATGGTGGTTGTGTTGAACGCATCCTCGGAGCTTGGGAACTTGAGCATTGGGAGATGGGTTCATTCCCAAGTAATTGTAAGAGGGTTGGCTTTGAATTGTCAGTTGGGTACTGCACTTGTGGACATGTATGCAAAGTCTGGGGCTTTGGGTTATGCTAGGATAGTTTTCGATAAGATGGAGACGCGGAATGTGTGGACGTGGAGTGCCATGATTGTAGGGTTAGCACAGCATGGGTTTGCCAAGGAAGCCCTTGAACTTTTCCCGAAGATGCTGAGCTCACCAATAAACCCGAATTACGTCACCTTTCTTGGGGTTCTCTGTGCTTGTAGCCATGCTGGACTGGTGGAGGATGGGTACCGATTCTTTAATGATATGGAACACGTACATGGGATTACACCCATGATGGTGCACTATGGTGCCATGGTGGATATCTTAGGTCGTGCTGGCCGTCTCAACGAGGCTTATAGCTTCATGATGAGCATGCCCCTTGACCCCAATCCCGTTATATGGAGAACATTGCTTAGTGCATGCACTACTCATAGTGCCAAGGATAACAAAGGGGTAGGAAACAAAGTAAGAGAGAAGTTGCTTGAACTGGAGCCAAAGAGGGGTGGGAATCTTGTGATGGCCGCGAACATGTTTGCCGAAGTTGGGATGTGGGACAAAGCCGCAAATTTGAGGATGGTTATGAAAGAAagacaaatgaagaagatggcgGGGGAGAGTTGCGTTGAGTTAGGCGGGTCTGTCCATAAGTTCTTTTCTGGCTTTGATTCCCAAGCTGATTATGAGGATGTCTACCAGATACTAGATGTATTGAGCTTGCACATGAAGTTGGTTAACATGTAA
- the LOC126609853 gene encoding aquaporin NIP2-1-like isoform X1: MAPIDQLASPENHPATSQNPNTYDHNPQSPIVEQPYYPHGFFKKVVAEMIATYMLVFATAGSAALAASDEHQVSKLGASIAGGLIITVMIYAVGHISGAHMNPAVTLAFAAVRHFPWKQVPIYAVAQLAGSISASFTLYVLLHPIKQLGTTSPSGSETQALIAEIIMTFSMVFIASAVATDTKAVGELAGIAVGSAVCITSIFAGPISGGSMNPARTIGPAIASAYYKGIWVYVVGPVIGALLGSWSYSFIRVSDNPIQAVSPPSFAFNLRRIKSDSNGQLTFRDPLDSA; the protein is encoded by the exons ATGGCTCCAATTGATCAGTTAGCCTCTCCAGAAAACCACCCGGCAACCTCCCAAAATCCAAACACATATGATCACAATCCGCAGTCACCGATTGTTGAACAACCATATTACCCACATGGCTTTTTCAAAAAG GTGGTTGCAGAGATGATAGCAACGTATATGTTGGTGTTTGCCACGGCTGGCTCGGCTGCTCTTGCTGCCAGCGACGAACACCAAGTCTCAAAGCTTGGAGCTTCTATTGCAGGAGGGCTCATCATAACCGTGATGATCTATGCGGTCGGCCACATCTCCGGTGCACACATGAACCCGGCCGTCACTCTTGCTTTCGCCGCCGTTAGGCACTTTCCATGGAAACAG GTCCCAATTTATGCAGTAGCTCAACTAGCAGGATCAATATCTGCCTCGTTTACCCTGTATGTACTGTTGCACCCAATTAAACAACTAGGCACCACATCACCTTCTGGATCAGAGACCCAAGCTTTGATCGCAGAGATAATCATGACATTTTCCATGGTGTTCATCGCCTCTGCCGTCGCAACTGATACCAAAGCT GTAGGAGAACTAGCAGGGATCGCAGTTGGCTCCGCGGTTTGCATAACTTCAATTTTTGCCGG ACCAATATCAGGTGGATCAATGAACCCAGCAAGAACAATAGGGCCAGCAATCGCTAGTGCATACTACAAAGGAATATGGGTCTATGTCGTTGGACCAGTGATAGGAGCCCTACTTGGTTCATGGTCCTACAGCTTCATTCGGGTCAGCGATAACCCCATCCAGGCAGTTTCACCACCCTCATTCGCATTCAACCTTCGTCGAATCAAGAGCGACAGCAACGGACAACTTACCTTCAGAGACCCTCTGGATTCAGCTTGA
- the LOC126612073 gene encoding amino acid transporter AVT1I-like, which produces MEAGNRDGFLLHENHDKLHDDDVRTSFYTACSNGLNDFSEKSSSLSLPLILGEGQHEQAGGKVVEEVESSFHHQTTATTSFLKTCFNGLNALSGVGILSVPYALASGGWLSLIFLFLIAASAFYSGLLIQRCMDVDSDIRTYPDIGERAFGKKGRILLSIVMNVELYLVATGFLILEGDNLNNLFPGVELDVAGLRIGGEQCFIIVVALIILPTVWLDNLSLLSYVSASGVLASAIILGSILWTGAFEGIGFHEEGTPLKWNGIPTAISLYAFCYCAHPVFPTLYTSMKNKRQFSNVLLLCFILCTICYASMAVFGYLMFGSTVQSQITLNLPTHKISSKVAIYTTLINPISKYALMVTPIVNAAKKRFPSHYNKRLISMLASTTLVTSTVIVALAIPFFAYLMSLVGAFFSVTASIILPGLCYLKISGIYRRLGCEMLMIGLILPLSAAVVVFGTYTSLVDIIGHL; this is translated from the exons ATGGAGGCGGGAAACCGTGATGGATTTCTCCTGCATGAAAACCACGACAAATTACATGACGATGACGTGCGCACCTCATTTTACACGGCTTGCTCTAATGGACTAAATGACTTTTCAG AAAAATCATCATCCTTGAGCTTGCCTCTTATTCTTGGTGAGGGGCAGCATGAGCAAGCTGGAGGCAAGGTAGTAGAAGAAGTAGAGTCAAGCTTTCATCACCAAACTACAGCCACAACCTCCTTCCTCAAAACCTGTTTCAATGGACTCAATGCACTCTCAG GAGTAGGAATACTGTCAGTTCCTTATGCACTAGCATCAGGAGGATGGCTAAGcttgatcttccttttcttaatTGCGGCTTCAGCCTTCTACTCGGGTTTGTTAATCCAGAGATGCATGGATGTGGATTCTGATATAAGAACTTATCCGGACATAGGTGAACGCGCATTCGGGAAGAAGGGAAGAATACTGCTGTCGATTGTCATGAATGTAGAACTGTACTTGGTTGCAACGGGGTTCCTAATTTTGGAAGGAGATAACTTAAACAATTTATTTCCTGGCGTAGAATTAGACGTGGCCGGATTAAGAATTGGCGGAGAACAGTGCTTTATAATTGTTGTTGCCCTCATTATTCTGCCAACAGTTTGGTTAGATAACCTGAGCCTTCTTTCTTACGTATCTGCAAGTGGAGTTTTAGCCTCTGCCATCATCCTCGGTTCGATTTTGTGGACTGGTGCCTTTGAAGGAATTGGATTTCATGAAGAGGGCACACCACTGAAGTGGAATGGAATCCCTACGGCTATTAGCTTGTACGCGTTTTGTTACTGCGCGCATCCGGTGTTCCCGACCCTCTACACTTCAATGAAAAACAAACGCCAGTTCTCCAAT GTTCTTCTCCTGTGCTTCATCTTGTGCACCATCTGTTACGCATCAATGGCAGTTTTCGGGTACCTAATGTTTGGATCTACGGTTCAATCACAAATAACTTTAAATCTCCCAACACACAAAATCAGCTCAAAAGTCGCGATATACACCACGCTGATCAATCCCATATCCAAATATGCTTTGATGGTTACACCAATTGTGAATGCTGCAAAGAAGAGGTTCCCGAGTCACTACAACAAGAGACTCATCAGCATGCTAGCCAGCACCACCTTGGTGACGAGCACCGTTATAGTAGCTTTGGCTATACCATTTTTCGCTTATCTCATGTCACTTGTCGGAGCATTTTTTAGTGTAACAGCTTCGATTATATTGCCGGGCTTGTGCTACCTTAAAATTTCTGGTATTTATCGACGCCTCGGATGTGAGATGTTGATGATAGGGCTTATATTACCACTGAGTGCTGCAGTTGTAGTATTCGGCACTTACACATCTCTAGTAGATATAATAGGGCACTTGTAA
- the LOC126609853 gene encoding aquaporin NIP2-1-like isoform X2, translating into MAPIDQLASPENHPATSQNPNTYDHNPQSPIVEQQYYPHGFFEKVVAEMIATYMLVFVTAGSAALAASDEHQVSKLGASIAGGLIITVMIYAVGHISGAHMNPAVTLAFAAVRHFPWKQVPIYAVAQIAGSISASFTLYVLLHPIKQLGTTSPSGSETQALIAEIIMTFSMVFIASAVATDTKAVGELAGIAVGSAVCITSIFAGPISGGSMNPARTIGPAIASAYYKGIWVYVVGPVIGALLGSWSYSFIRVSNNPIQAVSPPSFTSKLRRIKTDSNGQLTFRDPLDSA; encoded by the exons ATGGCTCCAATTGATCAGTTAGCCTCTCCGGAAAACCACCCGGCAACCTCCCAAAATCCAAACACATATGATCACAATCCGCAGTCACCGATTGTCGAACAACAATATTACCCACATGGCTTTTTCGAAAAG GTGGTTGCAGAGATGATAGCAACGTATATGTTGGTGTTTGTCACGGCTGGCTCGGCTGCTCTTGCTGCCAGCGACGAACACCAAGTCTCAAAGCTTGGAGCTTCGATTGCAGGAGGGCTCATCATAACCGTGATGATCTATGCGGTCGGCCACATCTCCGGTGCACACATGAACCCGGCCGTCACTCTTGCTTTCGCCGCCGTTAGGCACTTTCCATGGAAACAG GTCCCAATTTATGCGGTAGCTCAAATAGCAGGATCAATATCTGCCTCGTTTACCCTGTATGTACTGTTGCACCCAATTAAACAACTTGGCACCACATCACCTTCTGGATCAGAGACCCAAGCTTTGATCGCAGAGATAATCATGACATTTTCCATGGTGTTCATCGCCTCCGCCGTCGCAACTGATACCAAAGCT GTAGGAGAACTAGCAGGCATCGCAGTTGGCTCCGCGGTTTGCATAACTTCAATCTTTGCCGG ACCAATATCAGGTGGATCAATGAACCCAGCAAGAACAATAGGGCCAGCAATCGCTAGTGCATACTACAAAGGAATATGGGTCTACGTCGTTGGACCAGTGATAGGAGCCCTACTTGGCTCATGGTCCTACAGCTTCATTCGGGTCAGCAATAACCCCATCCAGGCAGTATCACCACCCTCATTCACATCCAAGCTTCGTCGAATCAAGACTGACAGCAACGGACAACTTACCTTCAGAGACCCTCTGGATTCAGCTTGA